One Amycolatopsis thermophila DNA segment encodes these proteins:
- a CDS encoding YbaB/EbfC family nucleoid-associated protein has protein sequence MTAGLGEAMRDPDEAAARVDAWAQGLAAKAERYRAAQQRTEEIRLTSANTDGSVRVTVRADGSVTGLDLSGRARTMPLDELSAQILTTMRRAQAGIASRVAEVMAEEVGDEDPQTRSMLVDNLRSRFPDPDADDDGSADAEEPPGERPASSADDEENNPW, from the coding sequence ATGACCGCGGGACTGGGCGAGGCGATGCGCGACCCGGACGAGGCTGCCGCGCGCGTCGACGCGTGGGCGCAGGGCCTGGCGGCCAAGGCGGAGCGCTACCGCGCCGCGCAGCAGCGCACCGAGGAGATCCGGCTGACCTCGGCCAACACCGACGGGTCGGTGCGGGTCACGGTGCGCGCCGACGGCAGCGTGACCGGCCTGGACCTGTCCGGGCGGGCCCGCACCATGCCGCTGGACGAGCTGTCCGCGCAGATCCTCACCACCATGCGGCGGGCGCAGGCGGGCATCGCGAGCCGGGTCGCCGAGGTGATGGCCGAGGAGGTCGGCGACGAGGACCCGCAGACCCGCTCGATGCTGGTCGACAACCTGCGCAGCCGCTTCCCGGACCCGGACGCCGACGACGACGGTTCCGCGGACGCCGAGGAACCGCCCGGTGAGCGGCCGGCGTCCTCCGCCGACGACGAGGAGAACAACCCGTGGTGA
- a CDS encoding type VII secretion target, translating to MSYEVNPGELRTHASHLDGLTDRLGTVVDAANTVVMDDSAYGLLCAFLPPIVNATTQGDAVDALKAAVEGMRTTAGNVRTAATGYEEQDRTNAEPFQRQLREATPVTARVSTVVSE from the coding sequence ATGTCCTACGAAGTCAATCCCGGCGAGCTGCGCACGCACGCGAGCCACCTGGACGGCCTGACCGACCGGCTCGGTACCGTCGTCGACGCCGCGAACACCGTCGTCATGGACGACTCCGCCTACGGTCTGCTCTGCGCGTTCCTGCCGCCGATCGTCAACGCGACGACGCAGGGCGACGCGGTCGACGCGCTCAAGGCCGCCGTCGAAGGCATGCGGACCACTGCCGGCAACGTCCGCACCGCCGCCACCGGTTACGAGGAACAGGACCGCACCAACGCCGAGCCGTTCCAGCGGCAGCTGCGGGAGGCCACCCCGGTCACCGCGCGCGTGAGCACGGTGGTGTCCGAATGA